Proteins from a genomic interval of Rhodococcoides fascians A25f:
- a CDS encoding 2-keto-4-pentenoate hydratase: MAPGVIDAVADRLQNAATAGIACNPVIDLIGTSDIDTAYAVQQTLTRRRIASGARLIGRKIGLTSVAVQAQIGVDRPDFGVLFDDMRFSDTDLIPFGRLLQPKAEAEVAFVLGSDIDDASSPDAVRAAVEFAYPALEIVDSRIKQWQIGITDTVADNASSGVFVIGETGFGLSDVEPRDVVMTMRRNGEVVSRGTGRDCLGDPLAALAWLATTAIDIGSPLRAGDIVLSGALGPMVTVHPGDVFEADIDPLGSISARFSLAENS; this comes from the coding sequence GTGGCCCCCGGGGTAATCGACGCGGTCGCCGACCGCCTACAGAATGCCGCCACAGCAGGTATTGCCTGCAATCCGGTCATCGACCTGATCGGTACGAGCGACATCGATACCGCGTATGCGGTGCAGCAAACGCTCACCCGAAGACGGATCGCGTCGGGCGCTCGACTCATCGGGCGCAAGATCGGACTGACCTCGGTCGCAGTTCAAGCTCAGATCGGTGTCGACCGACCAGATTTCGGAGTGCTGTTCGACGACATGCGATTCTCCGACACCGACCTGATTCCTTTCGGCAGGTTGCTGCAACCCAAGGCCGAGGCCGAGGTCGCGTTCGTACTCGGATCCGATATCGACGACGCGTCCTCACCCGACGCGGTACGTGCTGCCGTCGAATTCGCCTATCCGGCACTGGAGATCGTCGATAGCCGAATCAAACAGTGGCAGATCGGTATCACCGATACCGTCGCCGACAATGCGTCTTCCGGAGTATTCGTCATTGGTGAAACCGGCTTCGGTCTCTCGGATGTGGAGCCTCGGGACGTCGTTATGACCATGAGGCGAAACGGCGAAGTCGTCTCTCGAGGCACCGGCAGAGATTGCCTTGGCGATCCCCTTGCCGCATTGGCGTGGCTGGCCACCACCGCTATCGATATCGGATCACCGCTTCGCGCAGGCGATATCGTGCTTTCGGGTGCACTGGGGCCAATGGTCACAGTCCATCCCGGCGATGTGTTCGAGGCCGACATCGACCCACTCGGTTCCATCTCGGCGCGCTTCTCTTTGGCCGAGAACAGCTGA
- a CDS encoding alpha/beta fold hydrolase, with protein MTSPISFESTRKTAQVEDLTFAYHEAGTGEPLIMLHGSGPGVSAWSNFRDNLPFFANDFRVIMPDLPGFGGTELPPLDEVYTVAAAKWIARFMDHLGIESARFVGNSMGGAVSAELAALYPHRVRRMALMGSGGMSVGIFQAEPSEGFLRLFEFLEDPTRDRMIGWIKTMVFDKKLITDELVDQRMQNALADGVLGRTKAIFGSMFNPKNQATYTPLWTKAASITTDTLLLWGRDDRMLPYDQAHFATRWLPEVELHTFAHCGHWIQVERKSDFERVVQEFLTREEPTPAQ; from the coding sequence ATGACGAGTCCAATCTCCTTCGAGTCCACGCGAAAGACCGCGCAGGTCGAGGACCTCACGTTCGCCTATCACGAAGCGGGCACGGGTGAGCCACTCATCATGCTTCACGGGTCCGGTCCCGGTGTCAGCGCCTGGTCCAACTTCCGGGACAATCTGCCGTTCTTCGCCAACGACTTTCGCGTCATCATGCCGGATCTTCCGGGCTTCGGCGGTACCGAACTTCCCCCGCTCGACGAGGTGTACACCGTCGCCGCGGCCAAGTGGATCGCCCGCTTCATGGACCATCTCGGAATCGAGTCCGCCCGTTTCGTCGGCAATTCCATGGGTGGGGCGGTGTCGGCCGAACTTGCGGCCTTGTACCCCCATCGGGTGAGGAGAATGGCGCTGATGGGTTCGGGCGGTATGTCCGTCGGGATCTTTCAGGCAGAGCCGAGCGAAGGCTTTCTCCGCTTGTTCGAGTTTCTCGAGGATCCGACCCGCGACCGCATGATCGGGTGGATCAAGACCATGGTGTTCGACAAGAAGCTCATCACCGACGAGTTGGTAGACCAAAGAATGCAGAATGCGCTCGCCGATGGAGTACTCGGCCGCACCAAGGCCATCTTCGGCTCCATGTTCAACCCCAAGAACCAGGCGACGTACACCCCGCTGTGGACCAAAGCCGCGTCGATCACCACCGACACACTGCTGCTGTGGGGACGCGACGACCGCATGCTTCCGTACGACCAAGCGCATTTCGCCACCAGATGGCTCCCGGAAGTGGAACTGCACACGTTCGCACACTGCGGCCATTGGATTCAGGTCGAGCGCAAGTCCGACTTCGAGCGCGTCGTGCAGGAATTCCTGACCCGTGAAGAACCGACCCCAGCACAGTGA
- a CDS encoding VOC family protein — MTMSHDYDPGPRIAHAGSINLGTKNLERSLWFFRDLLGMEVTAQADGVAYLRGYQELTHHSLVLTQQTESLVNTYSFRVQRKQDVELFQKQLDREEIESIELAAGHETGRGEAIRFLLPGGEHPIELYYDIEKPLADESIRSKLPSNSSRRRGFGVRRLDHLNVQCSPGTVNQAEGWLQESLGFKRREFVMIPDHPTTVMASWLSVTPQVHDIAIGINPHDENGQFHHVAFNIENFADVLRIADEVRDLDIEYGAGPGKHGVGQAMYLYLHDPGSGHRVELYSGGYLIFDPDFEAIEWKLPEISYGQTWYGDLLDVGPQGTFLTTTPSAGLKP, encoded by the coding sequence ATGACCATGTCCCACGATTACGACCCAGGTCCCCGAATTGCCCACGCGGGCAGCATCAATCTGGGAACCAAAAATCTCGAACGCTCGCTCTGGTTCTTCCGTGACCTTCTGGGGATGGAGGTCACCGCGCAAGCCGACGGTGTTGCATACCTTCGCGGATATCAGGAACTCACCCACCACTCGCTCGTGCTCACCCAGCAGACCGAATCGTTGGTGAACACCTACAGCTTCCGCGTCCAGCGCAAGCAGGACGTCGAGCTGTTCCAGAAACAGCTCGATCGCGAAGAGATCGAGTCGATCGAATTGGCCGCAGGCCACGAGACCGGTCGCGGCGAAGCGATCCGTTTTCTCCTGCCCGGCGGTGAGCACCCTATCGAGCTGTACTACGACATCGAGAAGCCACTTGCCGACGAATCGATCCGCTCGAAGCTGCCGAGCAACAGCTCACGTCGGCGCGGATTCGGAGTTCGGCGACTCGATCACCTCAACGTTCAGTGCAGCCCAGGCACGGTCAACCAAGCAGAGGGCTGGCTGCAGGAATCGCTCGGCTTCAAGCGCCGCGAGTTCGTGATGATTCCCGACCATCCCACGACTGTGATGGCATCGTGGTTGTCGGTGACTCCGCAGGTGCACGACATCGCCATCGGCATCAATCCGCACGACGAGAACGGCCAGTTCCACCACGTCGCGTTCAACATCGAGAACTTCGCCGACGTTCTCAGGATTGCCGACGAGGTCCGCGATCTGGATATCGAATACGGTGCCGGGCCGGGCAAGCACGGCGTCGGTCAGGCGATGTACCTCTACCTTCACGATCCCGGTTCGGGCCATCGAGTCGAGCTGTACTCGGGCGGTTACTTGATCTTCGATCCCGATTTCGAAGCCATCGAATGGAAGCTTCCCGAAATTTCTTATGGTCAGACGTGGTATGGCGACCTCCTCGACGTGGGACCCCAGGGCACCTTCCTGACCACTACGCCGTCCGCAGGCCTCAAGCCGTAA
- a CDS encoding IclR family transcriptional regulator, with protein MSDAPSSMVERVVLILDVFARSSGTLTLGQISSRSRLPRSSVHRILQQLVTARWIDRRDNEYTLGLRMFEIGSQVEQRTRFSEISRPLMQELSTATGHVVHLALLDEHDVVYLEKVGGPFGGRLPSRVGGRLPAHCTGVGKVLLAYSPDPIVEEYKKSGMRRQTNASIMSEEALESSIRSIRNFGYSTERGEAVPGVACVGAPIFEFGNVVAAISACGPQQRLRVDELKHRIMWTAAEISRRLMASSCPPSRTANQLPFTAQNATVVDFQQPVGWHHTTASEGPTRRERVEKC; from the coding sequence ATGTCCGATGCTCCATCAAGCATGGTCGAACGCGTGGTTCTGATTCTGGATGTCTTCGCCCGGTCATCGGGCACCCTGACACTCGGACAGATCAGTTCACGCAGCAGATTGCCTCGGTCGTCGGTACACCGAATCCTGCAACAATTGGTCACGGCGCGGTGGATCGACCGGCGGGACAACGAGTACACACTCGGTTTGCGTATGTTCGAGATCGGTAGTCAGGTCGAACAACGTACCCGCTTCAGCGAGATCTCTCGACCCCTTATGCAGGAACTCTCCACGGCAACCGGACACGTGGTGCACCTCGCGTTGCTCGACGAACACGATGTGGTCTACCTCGAGAAGGTTGGCGGCCCCTTCGGCGGCAGACTCCCCTCGCGCGTGGGCGGCAGGTTGCCGGCCCATTGCACCGGCGTAGGAAAAGTCCTACTGGCCTACTCCCCCGATCCGATAGTCGAGGAATACAAGAAGAGCGGCATGAGGCGTCAGACAAACGCGAGCATCATGAGTGAGGAAGCACTGGAGTCTTCGATCCGTAGCATCCGAAACTTCGGATACTCCACGGAGCGGGGTGAAGCGGTTCCCGGTGTCGCGTGTGTCGGTGCCCCCATTTTCGAGTTCGGCAATGTGGTGGCCGCCATTTCGGCATGCGGACCCCAGCAAAGGCTGCGGGTCGACGAACTCAAGCATCGAATCATGTGGACCGCAGCCGAAATCTCCCGCCGTCTCATGGCGTCGAGTTGCCCACCGAGCCGAACGGCCAATCAGCTGCCCTTTACGGCGCAGAACGCCACGGTCGTCGATTTCCAACAACCTGTCGGATGGCATCACACCACAGCTTCCGAAGGACCAACAAGACGCGAAAGGGTCGAGAAGTGCTGA
- a CDS encoding flavin reductase family protein: protein MDSELGTLDGRHLRDVMGNFPTSVVAVTALDPESEPVGMVVGSFTSVSLDPPLVSFLADRSSSTLPKIILAKRFCANALASDQEALCRKMARRGADRFDGVAWEPSALANPILEGTVAWIDCTIEKVVELGDHDLVVGRIHDLKVVSTKTPLLFFRGGYGDYFSSSQLLLDSHRSW, encoded by the coding sequence GTGGATTCGGAGTTGGGCACGCTGGATGGTCGCCACCTGCGCGACGTGATGGGCAACTTTCCCACGAGCGTCGTTGCAGTGACCGCTCTCGACCCCGAGAGCGAGCCGGTGGGAATGGTCGTCGGATCGTTCACATCGGTATCGCTCGACCCGCCCTTGGTATCCTTCCTCGCTGACCGTTCGTCATCGACACTTCCCAAAATTATTCTTGCCAAACGATTTTGCGCAAATGCGCTGGCGTCAGATCAAGAAGCCCTATGCCGCAAGATGGCGCGGCGTGGAGCAGACCGATTCGACGGCGTCGCCTGGGAACCGTCTGCGCTGGCGAACCCGATCCTGGAAGGAACGGTGGCCTGGATCGATTGCACCATCGAGAAAGTGGTCGAGCTCGGTGACCACGACCTGGTGGTCGGCCGTATCCACGACCTGAAAGTGGTATCGACGAAGACGCCTCTGCTGTTCTTCCGTGGCGGCTATGGCGATTACTTCTCGAGTTCTCAGCTACTGCTGGATAGCCACCGAAGCTGGTGA
- a CDS encoding hydroxylase, with translation MVHEVVKRVEELGPELAALAEENESLGKLSDQTASLMRQIGVMRLLQPSDFGGYQAHPRDFAEAVMGIAKHDPAAGWVSGVVGVHPWELAQMDRKLQQEIWGDDPDVWVASPYMPNGVADPTGDDSFVLSGRWPFSSGADHCQWDFLGAMKGNGSGAPIMPPEVMHVVLPRSDYQIIDGSWEVVGLSGTGSKDVVVDKATIPAYRTVMQSDIAGGVAAARAGRHDTVYKLSFGVMFPLGITSAVIGICEGALATHLQIQKDRVAVTGVQVRDDPYALYAAGQAASEIAASRTQLIDGISRLYDIVESGGEPTTEDKSNQRRNQVRCAWRAVQAVDAIFARSGGGAIRKSSPMQRYWRDAHVGLQHMIHGDGVAYHSNALHMMELDTPPGMLVML, from the coding sequence ATGGTCCACGAAGTTGTCAAGCGCGTCGAAGAATTGGGCCCCGAACTGGCGGCTCTGGCCGAGGAGAACGAAAGCCTGGGCAAACTGAGCGACCAGACCGCGAGTCTGATGCGCCAGATCGGCGTCATGCGTTTGCTGCAGCCTTCCGATTTCGGTGGGTACCAGGCACACCCGCGTGACTTTGCCGAGGCGGTCATGGGAATCGCCAAGCACGACCCCGCAGCAGGCTGGGTTTCCGGAGTGGTCGGGGTCCACCCATGGGAACTCGCACAGATGGATCGCAAGTTGCAGCAGGAGATCTGGGGTGACGATCCGGACGTGTGGGTCGCGTCCCCGTACATGCCCAACGGTGTTGCCGATCCGACCGGTGACGATTCTTTCGTCCTCAGCGGCCGCTGGCCGTTCTCCTCCGGTGCAGATCATTGTCAGTGGGACTTCCTGGGTGCCATGAAGGGCAACGGATCCGGTGCGCCGATCATGCCGCCCGAGGTCATGCACGTCGTATTGCCGCGCTCGGACTACCAGATCATCGATGGCTCATGGGAGGTCGTTGGCCTGTCCGGCACCGGAAGCAAGGACGTCGTCGTCGACAAGGCCACCATCCCGGCCTATCGGACTGTGATGCAGTCGGATATCGCGGGTGGAGTTGCTGCGGCCCGCGCAGGACGCCACGACACCGTGTACAAGTTGTCCTTCGGTGTGATGTTCCCGCTCGGCATCACCTCAGCAGTCATCGGAATTTGTGAGGGCGCGCTGGCAACCCACCTCCAGATTCAGAAGGATCGCGTTGCCGTGACCGGTGTTCAGGTCCGCGACGATCCGTACGCGCTCTACGCAGCAGGACAGGCTGCATCGGAGATTGCCGCATCACGTACGCAACTGATCGACGGAATCAGCCGTTTGTACGACATCGTCGAATCCGGTGGTGAGCCGACAACGGAGGACAAGTCCAACCAGCGTCGCAATCAGGTTCGCTGCGCGTGGCGCGCAGTGCAGGCAGTCGACGCGATCTTCGCTCGATCAGGCGGCGGTGCCATCCGTAAATCGAGCCCGATGCAGCGGTACTGGCGTGACGCGCACGTGGGTCTGCAGCACATGATCCACGGTGACGGAGTTGCCTACCACTCCAACGCTCTGCACATGATGGAGCTCGACACTCCCCCCGGAATGCTCGTGATGCTCTGA
- a CDS encoding cytochrome C oxidase subunit IV family protein → MTTSSIDLKQLLPARIVVTWVILVLAAVVGPLLTLDSHGGTVSAIVVLAIAAIKVRLVGLDFMELRHAPWELRAAFEIYCVALWLVLSGFFVFL, encoded by the coding sequence ATGACAACAAGTTCGATCGACCTGAAACAGCTTCTTCCCGCCCGAATCGTCGTCACGTGGGTCATCTTGGTCCTCGCGGCCGTCGTGGGCCCTTTGCTGACGCTGGACTCCCACGGCGGCACGGTCTCGGCAATCGTCGTTCTCGCCATTGCCGCGATCAAAGTTCGACTGGTCGGCTTGGACTTCATGGAACTGCGTCACGCTCCGTGGGAGCTCCGCGCTGCCTTCGAAATATATTGCGTTGCACTATGGCTCGTGCTGTCAGGATTTTTCGTGTTTCTCTGA
- a CDS encoding cytochrome c oxidase subunit 3 — translation MTSDTNLATARETAHEKGRRIPGEPGLWVFLLGDMIVFGFFFVAFLMERSKEPEEFTASREALGLAIGLTNTMILLVSSLLVVVALNALRLGAHRLASRLYLGAIACGVFFTVLKISEYIHMIGAGHGPEVGPYYMWFFILTGTHLFHVVIGLVALWVMFTRARHRVELTGTQRLVFEGGSCYWHLVDLLWMVLFPLVYLAV, via the coding sequence GTGACGAGCGATACGAATCTCGCGACGGCTCGAGAAACGGCACATGAGAAGGGACGACGGATTCCCGGCGAGCCCGGTCTGTGGGTCTTTCTTCTCGGTGACATGATCGTCTTCGGCTTCTTCTTCGTCGCCTTCTTGATGGAGCGCAGCAAGGAACCGGAGGAGTTCACAGCATCTCGTGAGGCGCTGGGATTGGCCATAGGGCTGACCAACACGATGATCTTGCTCGTCAGTTCACTGTTGGTCGTTGTGGCCCTGAACGCCCTCCGTCTCGGAGCTCATCGCTTGGCATCGAGGCTGTATCTGGGTGCGATTGCGTGCGGCGTGTTTTTTACGGTGCTCAAGATTTCCGAATATATCCACATGATCGGCGCCGGGCACGGGCCGGAGGTCGGTCCCTATTACATGTGGTTCTTCATTCTCACCGGCACGCACCTGTTTCACGTAGTCATAGGTCTCGTCGCACTGTGGGTGATGTTCACTCGCGCGCGACATCGAGTCGAACTCACGGGTACACAGCGTCTCGTCTTCGAGGGCGGTTCGTGTTACTGGCACCTGGTCGATCTTCTCTGGATGGTCCTGTTCCCTCTCGTCTATCTGGCGGTATGA
- a CDS encoding FAD-binding protein, protein MATEVETFDVIVVGSGGGLIGAYVAASRGLRTLVIEKTDKVGGTTAYSGAGLWYPGSAPVTRAGIEDGTDNAREYLRALVDDPSREPLQDAYFKAGRELIDELETNERFGQFFHQPVPEYFAAAPGFSPAGNTIFPSPLSAAELGDNLAILRKSIPDERWGDDEGPVLSGGRALIGRALLAFLDTGHGVLRLNTALSSLVIEDGRVVGLKATSDGAEVTYRAERGVLLAAGGFEHNAQLRTEYGRVPLTGEWSNGVESNTGDALTAGIAVGADIDLMDEAWFVPGLVQPDGQPVFQTGTRGGIWVNGAGERFTNETQPYDQSGHAIYNAEATTGVSHMPVRWILDQKQIDRDSFGGDPAVPVRPEWFESGALVKADTLEELADMIGVPFENLSNTVKEFNAASESGVDDRFHRGETPWDNMFRYVVGFPALPAQNYIVPLPQDVPNPLLGAIDTAPYYAATIRLSDIGTKGGLRTDECARVLTTNGSPIKGLYAAGNTMAAMSGSVYPGAGTPIGSSLAFSYLAVLDMENSRNADQ, encoded by the coding sequence ATGGCCACTGAAGTGGAGACATTCGATGTCATAGTCGTAGGTTCAGGCGGCGGACTGATCGGTGCCTACGTCGCCGCGTCTCGCGGTCTTCGCACACTCGTCATCGAAAAGACCGACAAGGTCGGCGGTACCACCGCCTATTCCGGTGCCGGATTGTGGTATCCCGGAAGCGCTCCCGTGACGCGGGCCGGCATCGAGGACGGCACAGACAACGCTCGCGAGTATCTGCGCGCCTTGGTCGACGACCCGTCCCGCGAGCCACTGCAGGATGCATATTTCAAAGCCGGAAGAGAGCTGATCGACGAACTGGAGACGAATGAGCGGTTCGGGCAGTTCTTCCACCAGCCGGTTCCGGAGTACTTCGCTGCCGCGCCTGGCTTTTCACCTGCAGGAAACACGATCTTTCCCTCACCGCTTTCCGCCGCCGAGCTCGGCGACAACCTCGCCATCCTGCGCAAGTCGATTCCGGACGAACGTTGGGGTGACGACGAAGGCCCGGTCCTGTCGGGTGGGCGGGCACTGATCGGCCGAGCGCTGTTGGCATTCCTCGACACCGGTCACGGCGTGCTCCGCCTGAACACGGCGCTGAGCAGTCTCGTTATCGAGGATGGCCGCGTCGTGGGCCTCAAGGCCACCAGCGACGGTGCGGAGGTGACATATCGAGCGGAACGCGGAGTTCTGCTCGCCGCAGGCGGATTCGAACACAACGCACAGTTGCGCACCGAGTACGGCAGGGTCCCCCTCACCGGCGAGTGGTCCAACGGAGTCGAAAGCAATACCGGTGATGCGTTGACCGCCGGCATAGCGGTCGGTGCCGATATCGATTTGATGGACGAAGCGTGGTTCGTACCCGGCCTCGTTCAGCCGGACGGTCAACCCGTCTTCCAGACCGGCACACGCGGCGGGATCTGGGTGAACGGAGCAGGCGAACGTTTCACCAACGAGACGCAGCCGTACGACCAATCCGGCCATGCTATATACAACGCAGAGGCAACTACCGGGGTGTCGCACATGCCGGTCCGATGGATTCTCGATCAGAAGCAGATCGACAGGGACAGCTTCGGCGGTGATCCTGCCGTGCCGGTGCGCCCGGAATGGTTCGAGTCGGGCGCGCTGGTCAAGGCCGATACGCTCGAGGAACTGGCCGACATGATCGGTGTTCCTTTCGAGAACCTCAGCAATACCGTCAAGGAATTCAACGCGGCCTCGGAATCCGGTGTCGACGACAGGTTCCATCGCGGGGAGACGCCCTGGGACAACATGTTCCGGTATGTCGTCGGTTTCCCTGCTCTTCCTGCGCAGAACTACATCGTTCCGCTGCCTCAGGATGTTCCCAATCCGCTCCTCGGGGCGATCGATACTGCTCCCTACTATGCCGCCACGATTCGGCTCTCCGACATCGGAACGAAGGGCGGACTCCGGACCGACGAGTGCGCTCGGGTTCTGACCACGAACGGGTCGCCGATAAAGGGCCTCTACGCTGCGGGCAACACTATGGCCGCGATGTCCGGGAGCGTGTACCCGGGTGCCGGCACCCCCATCGGCTCGTCCCTGGCGTTCTCCTATCTGGCGGTTCTCGACATGGAGAACAGCCGCAACGCCGACCAGTGA